Proteins found in one Halobaculum sp. MBLA0147 genomic segment:
- a CDS encoding methyl-accepting chemotaxis protein encodes MHVSGGVRSAVTGSYTVRLLAVALGIAVIVGAVGVVTLDNVTDRVQTAQRDRVESQAEITAEAVDRWLSAQRKSTRSLSNHRVVNDGEAAAVRDVFGGAVDRLPTSTTAIHLVERRPSVDSAGRNETILVSTSESMEGRQLRDLNSAWPPSVGFNFETVDETLVSWTYSDEGRPTVAVASPTLDGENVVVVEYRTDVQAEQFQAVIDGTDTMVLGDATGLVLLDDNTSNVLTSYRGDAANTTVGARLLDAESGTDVNGSALTDESVVGYADVGQGIGWVVVKEAPRRNAFALVTTVREGTTVIVGAALLGFLALAVVIRRGPVGTIQRLEDRVAALSEGDLSVAVADSERADEVGRLESAVADTHDYLETVAAQADAIAAQRFDDPVLDEEVPGEIGEAMATMRADLESSIAESERNRREAEQLATDLERQAEELARVVGAVADGDLTCRVSSTTETDATTEITAEFNRLLEEIEQSFHAVGSLAADVDTASRRLSELLGEIDDDAADATASAVDIADTTDEQDEAVSEVAGEMSNLSATVEEISASASEIAEESSAVLARGREGLELAEDAIEGMATVDEQTDAAVADVESLRDDIDRVGEVVTLIEDIAAETNTLALNASIEAARAGEAGEGFAVVAEEVKNLAEETEAATEEIGEIIAGVEASTQTTADGIRAVGERVSEQRETVAAAAENVGEIVDRTEELNASVQAIDHATDDQATSTEEVAGMIDAVGDRTGDTADATADLSASLERQREQVADATEAVANLTDTSGSLAAVADEYAVDVDGEPTAPESGGQTPTAADGGAGPGDTGVE; translated from the coding sequence ATGCACGTGAGCGGTGGTGTCCGTTCGGCGGTGACGGGGAGTTACACGGTTCGACTGTTGGCAGTCGCACTCGGGATCGCGGTGATCGTCGGGGCGGTCGGTGTCGTGACACTCGACAACGTCACGGACAGGGTACAGACGGCGCAACGCGACAGGGTAGAGTCGCAGGCCGAGATCACCGCGGAGGCGGTCGACCGGTGGCTCTCGGCACAGCGGAAGTCGACGCGGTCGCTGTCGAATCACCGCGTGGTCAACGACGGGGAGGCGGCCGCGGTCCGCGACGTGTTCGGGGGAGCGGTCGACAGACTCCCGACGTCGACGACCGCGATCCACCTGGTCGAACGTCGTCCGAGTGTCGACTCGGCGGGGCGTAACGAGACGATCCTCGTCAGTACCAGCGAGTCGATGGAGGGGCGACAGCTACGGGACCTCAACAGTGCCTGGCCCCCCAGTGTCGGGTTCAACTTCGAGACCGTCGACGAGACACTGGTCTCCTGGACGTACAGCGACGAGGGACGGCCGACGGTCGCAGTCGCCTCGCCGACACTCGACGGCGAGAACGTCGTCGTGGTCGAGTACCGGACCGACGTGCAGGCAGAGCAGTTCCAGGCCGTCATCGACGGGACGGACACGATGGTCCTCGGCGACGCGACCGGGCTCGTGTTGCTCGACGACAACACCTCGAACGTCCTCACCTCGTACCGCGGTGACGCGGCCAACACGACCGTCGGCGCGCGGCTGCTCGACGCCGAGAGCGGGACGGACGTGAACGGCTCCGCGTTGACCGACGAGTCGGTCGTCGGCTACGCGGACGTCGGACAGGGGATCGGGTGGGTGGTGGTCAAGGAGGCACCCAGACGGAACGCGTTCGCGTTGGTCACGACGGTTCGTGAGGGGACGACGGTGATCGTCGGGGCCGCACTCCTCGGGTTCCTGGCACTCGCCGTCGTGATCCGACGGGGGCCGGTCGGGACGATCCAGCGGCTGGAGGACCGCGTCGCCGCGTTGTCCGAGGGTGACCTCTCCGTCGCCGTCGCCGACTCGGAGCGTGCAGACGAGGTCGGGAGGTTGGAGTCCGCCGTGGCGGACACACACGACTACTTGGAGACGGTCGCCGCACAGGCCGACGCCATCGCGGCCCAGCGGTTCGACGACCCGGTGTTGGACGAGGAGGTCCCCGGAGAGATCGGCGAGGCGATGGCGACGATGCGAGCGGACCTCGAGTCGTCCATCGCAGAGAGCGAACGGAACCGCCGCGAAGCCGAGCAACTCGCCACGGACCTCGAACGACAGGCGGAGGAACTCGCCCGCGTCGTCGGTGCCGTGGCCGACGGCGACCTCACGTGTCGTGTCTCGTCGACGACGGAGACGGACGCGACGACGGAGATCACGGCCGAGTTCAACCGGCTCCTCGAGGAGATCGAGCAGTCGTTCCACGCCGTCGGATCGCTGGCGGCCGACGTGGACACGGCGAGTCGGCGGCTCTCCGAGCTACTCGGCGAGATCGACGACGACGCCGCCGACGCGACCGCCTCGGCGGTCGACATCGCCGACACGACCGACGAGCAGGACGAGGCCGTGAGCGAGGTCGCCGGAGAGATGTCGAACCTCTCTGCGACCGTCGAGGAGATCTCCGCGTCGGCCAGCGAGATCGCCGAGGAGTCGTCGGCGGTGCTCGCTCGCGGACGCGAGGGGCTGGAACTGGCCGAGGACGCGATCGAAGGGATGGCGACGGTCGACGAGCAGACGGACGCGGCGGTCGCAGACGTCGAGAGTCTCCGCGACGACATCGACCGCGTGGGCGAGGTGGTGACGTTGATCGAGGACATCGCCGCCGAGACGAACACGCTCGCGTTGAACGCCTCGATCGAGGCTGCTCGCGCGGGCGAGGCGGGCGAGGGGTTCGCCGTCGTCGCCGAGGAGGTGAAGAACCTCGCAGAGGAGACGGAGGCGGCGACCGAGGAGATCGGCGAGATCATCGCCGGTGTGGAGGCGTCCACACAGACGACGGCCGACGGGATCCGTGCAGTCGGGGAGCGCGTGAGCGAGCAGCGCGAGACGGTCGCCGCCGCCGCGGAGAACGTCGGCGAGATCGTCGATCGGACGGAGGAGTTGAACGCCAGCGTCCAGGCGATCGACCACGCCACCGACGATCAGGCCACCTCGACGGAGGAGGTCGCCGGGATGATCGACGCGGTCGGCGACCGAACTGGAGACACGGCCGACGCCACCGCCGACCTCTCGGCCTCGCTCGAACGACAGCGCGAGCAGGTCGCCGACGCGACGGAGGCGGTCGCGAACCTGACCGACACGTCTGGGTCGCTGGCTGCCGTCGCCGACGAGTACGCGGTCGACGTCGACGGAGAGCCGACGGCGCCCGAGTCGGGCGGCCAGACACCGACCGCCGCCGACGGCGGAGCGGGTCCCGGAGACACCGGCGTCGAGTGA
- the ppcA gene encoding phosphoenolpyruvate carboxylase encodes MDGPPRVMSTQHPDNAVPPFFADGEVVADDDEIQEAYYAYTHLGCDEQMWDFEGKEGDEYAVKKLLSRYGDSFLAAPLGADRRLTIRGPNPDVEESEAKVLLEILESIPRSYDAAATFYGEHDHETVAPIHEVIVPMVTDAGQLDAVHDYYTDLVVGQADHVVGDRTVADWVGEFRPERIAVIPLIEDRESMLRADEIVRSYLAGRDVDEQRVFLARSDPALNYGSLSADLINRVALARLADLERELDTTIYPILGAGSAPFRGHLTPETAGDVVAAFPSVETYTAQSAFKYDYPLETVREGVATLRDAERGEPHAIDRERALAVVDRVAAAYSEQVSRVAPLVNRVAEFVPDRRARKLHVGLFGYSRDVEGDTLPRAITYTATLYSVGFPPSIMGLSGLTDDDVAFLEDAFPRFFDVLQAALAYYNPRSLEVVDVPESEVEAALELVSADRNETHREATDAVIDALDREDGDAVESAVVRAARERQFLG; translated from the coding sequence ATGGACGGACCACCACGCGTGATGAGCACACAGCACCCGGACAACGCAGTTCCGCCGTTCTTCGCGGACGGGGAGGTCGTGGCCGACGACGACGAGATCCAGGAGGCGTACTACGCGTACACCCACCTGGGCTGTGACGAGCAGATGTGGGACTTCGAGGGGAAGGAGGGCGACGAGTACGCGGTGAAGAAGCTGCTCTCGCGGTACGGCGACAGTTTCCTCGCGGCGCCGTTGGGCGCGGACCGACGGCTGACGATCCGCGGCCCGAACCCGGACGTCGAGGAGTCCGAGGCGAAGGTGTTGTTGGAGATCCTGGAGTCGATCCCGCGATCGTACGACGCCGCGGCGACGTTCTACGGGGAACACGACCACGAGACGGTCGCCCCGATCCACGAGGTGATCGTCCCGATGGTCACCGACGCCGGCCAACTCGACGCCGTCCACGACTACTACACCGACTTGGTCGTCGGCCAGGCGGACCACGTCGTCGGCGACCGGACCGTCGCCGACTGGGTCGGCGAGTTCCGCCCGGAACGGATCGCCGTCATCCCGCTGATCGAGGACCGCGAGTCGATGCTGCGGGCCGACGAGATCGTCCGCTCGTACCTCGCGGGGCGCGACGTGGACGAACAGCGCGTGTTCCTCGCCCGCTCGGACCCGGCGCTCAACTACGGGTCGCTGTCGGCGGACCTGATCAACCGCGTCGCACTCGCCCGGCTCGCAGACCTCGAACGAGAGCTCGACACGACGATCTACCCGATCCTCGGGGCCGGCTCCGCCCCGTTCCGGGGGCACCTCACGCCCGAGACGGCGGGCGACGTGGTCGCGGCGTTCCCCTCCGTCGAGACGTACACGGCACAGTCGGCATTCAAGTACGACTACCCGCTGGAGACGGTCCGGGAGGGGGTCGCGACGCTCCGAGACGCGGAGCGCGGCGAGCCACACGCCATCGACCGCGAGCGAGCGCTGGCGGTCGTCGACCGCGTCGCCGCCGCCTACTCCGAACAGGTGTCGCGGGTGGCGCCGCTCGTGAACCGCGTCGCCGAGTTCGTCCCCGACCGTCGCGCCCGGAAGCTCCACGTCGGGTTGTTCGGCTACTCCCGCGACGTGGAGGGGGACACGCTCCCGCGAGCGATCACCTACACCGCCACGCTGTACAGTGTCGGCTTCCCGCCGTCGATCATGGGGTTGTCCGGGTTGACCGACGACGACGTGGCGTTCCTCGAGGACGCGTTCCCGCGGTTCTTCGACGTGTTGCAGGCCGCGCTGGCGTACTACAACCCGCGGTCACTGGAGGTCGTCGACGTGCCCGAGTCGGAGGTGGAGGCGGCCCTGGAGTTGGTGTCCGCCGACCGGAACGAGACGCACCGCGAGGCGACGGACGCGGTGATCGACGCGCTCGACCGCGAGGACGGCGACGCCGTCGAGAGTGCGGTCGTCCGCGCCGCTCGCGAACGGCAGTTCCTCGGCTGA
- the thsA gene encoding thermosome subunit alpha, with amino-acid sequence MSGSQGAQRRRGGAQPLFIMSEDAERTSGEDAQSANIEAGKAVAESVRTTLGPRGMDKMLVSDSGDVVITNDGATILEEMDIDHPAAEMLVEVAESQAEDVGDGTTTAVTLAGELLSEFERLLEDDIHPTTVVQGYKAAERAALEAVDEAVVEGEIDDETLTEIVTTSMTGKGTGGVTPETLAGDIVTAVRRVETDAGVDRNAISITTQPGSSAGDTELIEGIVAEESPVREDLAATHEDVQVGVLDADLDQRDLEADAEWQVSSRDQLDQALAAEEQHLQEYAEAVLETDTDVLFVTGDVNDQVAGTLAREGVVVFDSVDSDTAASVAKATGAGQIGDVEDLEDDDLGFAESVRLETFDDDLVFVEGGGDTETVTLFVRGGTGHVTDELERAVRDGVDAATQAADTGEVVPGAGATELAVAAALREEAASVEGREQLAVEAFADALDVIPRTLAQNAGQDPIDALVDLRAANEEGRAGLVQTGEDTDIVDPVAEGVVDPASVKREAISSATEAATMLARIDDVISAE; translated from the coding sequence ATGTCTGGATCACAAGGCGCGCAGCGACGCCGTGGCGGCGCACAGCCGTTGTTCATCATGTCGGAGGACGCAGAGCGGACCTCCGGCGAGGACGCACAGTCGGCCAACATCGAGGCGGGGAAGGCGGTCGCGGAGTCCGTACGGACGACGCTCGGCCCCCGCGGGATGGACAAGATGCTCGTCTCCGACTCCGGGGACGTCGTCATCACGAACGACGGTGCGACGATCCTCGAGGAGATGGACATCGACCACCCGGCCGCGGAGATGCTCGTCGAGGTCGCCGAGTCCCAGGCGGAAGACGTCGGCGACGGCACGACGACCGCGGTGACACTCGCGGGCGAACTGCTCTCGGAGTTCGAGCGACTCCTCGAAGACGACATCCACCCGACGACGGTCGTCCAGGGGTACAAGGCGGCCGAGCGCGCCGCGCTGGAGGCCGTCGACGAGGCGGTCGTCGAGGGCGAGATCGACGACGAGACGCTGACGGAGATCGTCACCACGTCGATGACCGGCAAGGGCACCGGCGGGGTGACGCCGGAGACGCTGGCCGGCGACATCGTCACCGCCGTCCGTCGCGTCGAGACGGACGCCGGCGTCGACCGGAACGCGATCTCGATCACCACCCAGCCCGGCAGTTCCGCCGGTGACACGGAGCTCATCGAGGGGATCGTCGCCGAAGAGTCGCCGGTCCGCGAGGACCTGGCGGCGACCCACGAGGACGTGCAGGTGGGCGTGCTCGACGCCGACCTCGACCAGCGCGACCTCGAGGCCGACGCCGAGTGGCAGGTCTCCTCGCGCGACCAGCTCGACCAGGCGCTGGCCGCCGAGGAACAGCACCTCCAGGAGTACGCCGAGGCCGTCCTCGAGACGGACACGGACGTGCTGTTCGTCACGGGTGACGTGAACGATCAGGTCGCGGGCACGCTGGCCCGCGAGGGTGTCGTCGTGTTCGACTCCGTCGACTCCGACACCGCCGCCTCCGTCGCGAAGGCGACGGGTGCGGGCCAGATCGGCGACGTGGAGGACCTCGAAGACGACGACCTCGGGTTCGCCGAGTCCGTCCGGCTGGAGACGTTCGACGACGACTTGGTGTTCGTCGAGGGTGGCGGCGACACCGAGACGGTGACGCTGTTCGTCCGCGGCGGCACGGGGCACGTCACCGACGAGTTGGAGCGTGCCGTCCGCGACGGCGTCGACGCCGCGACGCAGGCGGCCGACACGGGCGAGGTCGTGCCCGGTGCCGGTGCGACGGAGCTGGCCGTCGCCGCGGCGCTGCGCGAGGAGGCCGCCTCCGTCGAGGGCCGCGAGCAACTCGCCGTCGAGGCGTTCGCCGACGCGCTGGACGTGATCCCGCGCACCCTGGCGCAGAACGCCGGGCAGGACCCGATCGACGCGCTCGTCGACCTGCGGGCCGCCAACGAGGAGGGCCGCGCCGGGCTCGTCCAGACGGGCGAGGACACGGACATCGTCGACCCCGTCGCCGAGGGTGTCGTCGACCCCGCCTCGGTCAAGCGCGAGGCGATCTCGTCGGCGACCGAGGCCGCGACGATGCTGGCCCGGATCGACGACGTGATCTCCGCCGAGTGA
- a CDS encoding DUF4157 domain-containing protein, translating into MSDKIQTRQMGRRSRRSRGRTPETDGEQSSDADGDDVQRWPSDSAVGPNTAGPATKEEVEAYYGCEVSSAKEYKELQRLEKAYGGQVLRWADEGIPIDAMGDQSKIQRFRERRDSEIPYDIEEFNKDSLDENTGRVARRVRESPDGKTDVPDTVREVISSPGRSLDSSIQRAVEERMGDSLGDVRIHTGPKAAEAADQINARAFTVGNHVAFGAGEYDPESAEGQHVLAHELAHVRQQTGGDLSMLPQEGIQLEIDPDPELEREAEETARRVMSGGKLGIQKLSDSAIHLQRMPDVELLEQFRQSDDADVSAIEARLAEHERRLSALESADRGFTEAMTEDGLKAAVTEVIKGSSTSVGETVAMNALGVSGAAAATTSAPAWLPLVTLAVGAGAAGLASAAVTGGANVDRLIQELKQYRDSADQREELDSHETDDEGGINIV; encoded by the coding sequence GTGTCAGACAAGATTCAGACACGACAGATGGGTCGACGCTCGCGGCGGTCCCGGGGTCGTACACCCGAGACGGACGGCGAACAGTCGAGTGACGCGGATGGTGATGATGTCCAACGCTGGCCGTCGGACTCGGCAGTCGGTCCGAACACTGCCGGGCCGGCCACGAAGGAGGAAGTCGAAGCGTACTACGGGTGTGAGGTCTCCAGCGCGAAAGAGTACAAGGAGCTTCAGCGACTGGAGAAAGCCTACGGCGGGCAGGTACTCCGATGGGCCGACGAGGGGATTCCCATCGACGCGATGGGTGACCAGTCGAAGATCCAACGCTTCAGAGAACGCCGTGACTCCGAGATTCCCTACGACATCGAAGAGTTCAACAAGGACTCGTTAGACGAGAACACCGGTCGTGTCGCTCGGCGAGTGCGCGAGAGTCCCGACGGCAAGACCGATGTCCCCGACACAGTTCGTGAAGTGATCTCCTCGCCCGGCCGGTCGTTGGACTCGTCGATCCAGCGCGCCGTCGAAGAACGGATGGGTGACTCGTTAGGCGACGTACGGATTCACACGGGACCGAAGGCAGCCGAAGCCGCCGACCAGATCAACGCCCGCGCGTTCACCGTCGGTAACCACGTCGCGTTCGGCGCCGGCGAGTACGACCCCGAGTCCGCAGAAGGCCAGCACGTCTTAGCGCACGAGTTGGCGCACGTCCGCCAGCAGACCGGCGGTGACCTCTCGATGCTGCCGCAGGAGGGTATACAACTGGAGATCGATCCCGACCCGGAACTAGAACGTGAGGCCGAGGAGACCGCACGGCGCGTGATGAGTGGCGGGAAACTCGGGATTCAGAAACTCTCTGATTCCGCGATTCACCTCCAACGGATGCCAGACGTGGAACTGCTCGAACAGTTCCGTCAGTCCGACGACGCCGACGTGAGTGCCATCGAAGCACGGCTCGCCGAGCACGAGCGACGGCTCTCGGCGTTGGAGTCGGCCGACCGCGGCTTCACCGAGGCGATGACCGAAGACGGGTTGAAGGCCGCAGTCACGGAGGTGATCAAGGGGAGCAGCACCTCCGTCGGCGAAACTGTGGCGATGAACGCCCTCGGTGTGAGTGGTGCCGCTGCGGCGACGACCAGCGCACCTGCTTGGCTCCCGCTCGTCACACTCGCCGTCGGCGCGGGTGCCGCCGGACTCGCCTCCGCCGCCGTCACCGGCGGCGCGAACGTCGACCGACTCATCCAAGAACTCAAACAGTACCGCGACAGTGCCGACCAACGGGAAGAACTCGACTCACACGAGACAGACGACGAAGGCGGAATCAACATTGTCTGA
- a CDS encoding M28 family peptidase, whose product MFETDAPLHLPEEVVGDAYTSSFGWETLTALVDVGSRMAGQTGERRGAEVVRDAFAEAGLSDPRIESFDVPGWWRGSSSLSVHEPHERHHEGQQDVLALPGSPAGEATGRVVDVGAGTYDDFAAHADALDGAIALASSRTPEESDRWIHRMEKYVSAADHGAAAFVFRNHVDGAVPPTGEVGYHQRPGPIPAVGVSKEVGTRLARYAERGAEATVAVDCRNEPTQSRNVVAEVGPETAEEVLVTAHVDAHDIADGANDNGAGSALVAEVGRLLAHDAVDLDTRVRLVTFGAEEIGLWGAYHTAETSDLDAIRGVINLDGACSSRSLRVGTNGFEALGELFAGVTDDLDAPLSTGDTIAPHGDQWAFVQEGVPAAMVSTTSESSGRGWGHTHADTLDKLDSRDFRAVAIQVAEGVLRLANGVVEPTHRSRAEMRDRIDEGYVQELKQGGRWPYGEDRTQTE is encoded by the coding sequence GTGTTCGAGACAGACGCACCCCTCCACCTCCCCGAAGAGGTCGTGGGGGACGCCTACACGAGTTCGTTCGGCTGGGAGACGCTGACCGCACTCGTCGACGTGGGGAGTCGGATGGCCGGGCAGACGGGCGAACGCCGCGGTGCCGAGGTGGTCCGCGACGCCTTCGCCGAGGCCGGGCTGTCGGACCCGCGTATCGAGTCGTTCGACGTGCCCGGCTGGTGGCGCGGCAGTTCCAGTCTCTCGGTCCACGAGCCACACGAGCGTCACCACGAGGGCCAACAGGACGTGCTCGCACTCCCGGGGTCGCCGGCCGGCGAGGCGACCGGACGGGTCGTCGACGTGGGTGCCGGCACGTACGACGACTTCGCGGCGCACGCCGACGCGTTGGACGGGGCGATCGCGCTCGCCTCCTCGCGAACGCCCGAGGAGTCGGACCGCTGGATCCACCGGATGGAGAAGTACGTCTCGGCGGCCGACCACGGGGCGGCGGCGTTCGTCTTCCGCAACCACGTCGACGGCGCCGTCCCACCGACCGGCGAGGTGGGCTACCACCAGCGACCCGGCCCGATCCCGGCCGTCGGCGTCTCGAAGGAGGTCGGCACGCGCCTCGCGCGCTACGCCGAGCGCGGTGCCGAGGCGACCGTCGCCGTCGACTGTCGCAACGAGCCGACGCAGTCGCGCAACGTCGTCGCCGAGGTCGGCCCCGAGACGGCCGAGGAGGTGCTCGTCACTGCTCACGTCGACGCTCACGATATCGCCGACGGCGCTAACGACAACGGCGCCGGGTCGGCACTCGTCGCCGAGGTCGGGCGACTGCTCGCACACGACGCCGTCGACCTCGACACGCGGGTGCGACTGGTCACCTTCGGCGCCGAGGAGATCGGCCTGTGGGGTGCCTACCACACCGCGGAGACGAGCGACCTCGACGCGATCCGCGGCGTCATCAACCTCGACGGAGCCTGTTCCTCCCGGAGTCTCCGCGTCGGCACCAACGGCTTCGAGGCACTCGGGGAGCTGTTCGCGGGTGTCACCGACGATCTCGACGCGCCGCTGTCGACGGGTGACACCATCGCCCCCCACGGCGACCAGTGGGCGTTCGTCCAGGAGGGTGTCCCGGCGGCGATGGTGTCGACGACCTCGGAGTCGTCCGGACGCGGGTGGGGGCACACGCACGCGGACACGCTCGACAAGTTGGACTCACGCGACTTCCGTGCCGTCGCGATCCAGGTCGCGGAGGGTGTCCTGCGGCTGGCGAACGGGGTCGTCGAGCCGACCCACCGGAGCCGCGCGGAGATGCGCGACCGAATCGACGAGGGGTACGTACAGGAGCTGAAGCAGGGCGGGCGGTGGCCGTACGGGGAAGATCGTACGCAGACCGAGTGA